In Sphingobacterium sp. R2, the genomic stretch CACAAAGATTCTGCCAAAGTACAAATGGCTCAAAAGATAATTTCTTGATCGCAAAAAACTTCAATTAACCGATGCTATTCATCGTGTCTTAAACTTCGTTTCAGATGATAAAACTGAAGCAGGATATGATCGTACCACAAAGCAAACAAAAGCATTACTGCGGGTAGTAATAATGTTTTCAATTTAAAAAATTGAAACATAAAACCTCCGAGTATCCCTCCGATGAAAAAACCTGCAATAATCATTAGTTTAAGAAAAATACTTTTGTGTAGTTTCACTCGTTCACCAACTTCGCTATAAAACAACAACTGTGAAATTTCGATCCCCAAATCAGTAAACAATCCGGTCAAATGTGTCGTTCTGACAACGGACTTGGAGACTTTTGTTACTAATGCATTTTGAAGTCCCATCGCAAAAAGCAGGGCGAATGAAATTAACGTTACAAACGGTGGTTCTATTCGGATGAAAAGTGGGAGAAGCCCTGCAGAAATCAAAATCATAGATTCTATACAAATTGGGATGATATAGGCATTATGGGATTTCTTTTTTGAGGCCAATTCAATAATGAAACCTGAAACAGAAGCTCCTAATAAAAAGAAGCCGATATACCATAGATAAATCAAGGCCATTTTATAATTTGTCAAAATCAACTGCTCAGAAAAAAAAGCAAAGTGCCCCGTGACATTTGTGGTCAACGTGTTAAGTGAAAGAACTCCCGTAATATTAACCAGCCCCGCAACACAGGATAAAATTGAGGCTAACTTCAAATTGTGGATGTAATTCCTTCCTCTTCCTTGGTGTCTAAACATTTGAACTAAACTTTATATCCTACATTATTCCACATTTCACCCAGATGCTTATGATTGAGATTGACAAAACGCTGTCCGTCATGCGCATTCACCAAAAGCTCATCATGTTATTATCCTAGACAACAGGTGATAAAACGAGTCAAAAATACGAATACATTAGTTCATATCGAAAGGATTAAGATCATATAAAAGGCGTCAGATTTTATAGCAATCAACAAATCAGCTGTTTCGGAAATAAGGCATTTTAAACGCGTTAACATACAATTTAAACATTTTGTAACAATTCACTTAAACTTTAAAATTTGTAGACCAAAACCGCTTGTATCATTTTTAAAGTTTAATTACATTTGCTCACAGCGATGCAAGGAAAATTCCATCAATATGTGTGCAGCGTATTTTACGCAATACTTATCAGTTTTGGCTGGTATGCTATTTCCACACCAAAATATTCACCTGACTTCCACCTGAATGCGGCCAATCACCACAGTCATCAGGTAGAAAGCAAAGGTTATGGAACCAAAGTCATTCGCAAAACTAAACGTCATCGGCACGAAAAATTAAGAGCTTACTTTTCAGAAAATGAAAATGAAAACGATGACACAGGAAATGATTCCAATAGCCCAAATTTATTCGCACTTACAGGAGACAGTTTTGGCAATATAATAAACGATTTCCTCCCCCAATTTCACAATACGCTCACCGCGGTTTCGCTAGCAAATACAACACCTCTTACTCTCCGCAAAAACGCACTATATATCCAATACAGTGTTTTCAGGCTGTGATTTTTTAATACTTTCTTAAAAAACATCAAAATAGCTTTCAAAATCAATTGAAAGCATGTTACACTATTGTTCAATTTTTCGAAAATAATTAAAAACTATCATCATGTTCATGAGAAGCTTCATGTATACAAGCCTGTGCCTTATTATGCTATCGACAAGCTGCCAGTCAGAAAAAAAGAGAAAAAAGAAGCTGCAGTTTTCAACGTTACTACACCTTTGGTCAAAGATACCATCGTCAATAAAGATTATGTCGCCCAAATCCGTTCGATTAACCATATTGAACTCCGCGCGCAGGAGAAAGGTTACATTCAATCGATATTTGTCGACGAGGGTCAGTTTGTACAAAAAGGACAACCCCTCTTTAAAATCATGCCCAACCTCTATGAGTCCGATGTTAATCGCGCCAAAGCCGAGGTAAAATATGCTGAAATCGAATATCAGAACACCAAAAACCTGTCTGAAAAAGATATTGTAGCGCCGCAGGAAACTGAAATGGCAAAAGCAAAATATGAAAAAGCCAAAGCTGAGTTAGCCGCTATGAATACGCACCTCAAATTTACCGACATCGTAGCACCATTCTCAGGAATTGTTGGTAAGCTACATGTGCGTAAAGGAAGTCTTGTAGATGAGGGCGAGTTGATCACTGAGCTGTCCGACAATAGTAAGATGTGGGTTTACTTCAATGTCCCCGAAGTGGAATACCTCAACCAAATGGACGCAAAAAAAGACAATAGCCCACTGCATGTGCGGTTAAACATGGCCAATGGAAAAGAATTTGGCCATGAGGGGATTGTCGAGACCATCGAATCAGACTTCAATAATGAAACGGGCAATATTGCCTACCGAGCGACTTTCCCTAATCCAAAGGGCTTATTACGCTATGGCGAGACAGGGAATATTGTCATTACATCCCCCTATAACAATGCGCTTATGATCCCCCAAAAAGCGACTTTCGAGGAGCTTGAAAAAAAATATGTATATGTTATTACAAAAGATAATAAAGTAAAAGCTAGAGAAATAAAAGTTGCTGCCGAACTGCCACATATCTATGTTGTTTCTTCCGGATTGAGTAAGGACGAAAAGATTCTGCTGAATGGACTTCGCATGGTACAGGAAAACCAGACTATTGAATCCAAATATCAGACGCCGGAGAAAGTCATGTCAAACTTAGATTTATATGCAGAGTAATTAAAAAAGCAGCATCATGTTTAAAAAAGTAATACATCGACCGGTATTTGCTATTGTCATATCGGTTGTCATCCTATTTATTGGAGGTCTGGCTATCAAGCAACTTCCTACAGAGCAATTTCCGAAAATCGCACCGACCACAGTTGCGGTATCTATTGCCTACCCTGGTGCAAGTGCGGATGTACTTGTAAAATCGTCACTGATTACCCTTGAGAATGCCATCAACGGTGTACAAGGAATGCGCTATATCGCCACAGATGCAACCAGTGCAGGTGAAGCGACCGTAAACGTTGTATTTGATCCCGGCACAGATCCCAACGATGCCGTCGTATTGGTCAAAACCCGGGTGGATCAGGTGATGCCACTTCTGCCTGAACTTGTCCAAAAGGAAGGGGTCGTCGTTAATCCAATTCAGCCGAGTATGTTGATGTACGTGAATCTCTACAGTACAAATAAAAGTATGGACGAAAAGTTCCTATACAATTATGCAACAGTAAATATCATTCCCGAAATCAATCGTATCCACGGCATTGCCAAATCGCAAATTTTGGGTAGCCGTAGATATGCTATGC encodes the following:
- a CDS encoding YoaK family protein, producing MFRHQGRGRNYIHNLKLASILSCVAGLVNITGVLSLNTLTTNVTGHFAFFSEQLILTNYKMALIYLWYIGFFLLGASVSGFIIELASKKKSHNAYIIPICIESMILISAGLLPLFIRIEPPFVTLISFALLFAMGLQNALVTKVSKSVVRTTHLTGLFTDLGIEISQLLFYSEVGERVKLHKSIFLKLMIIAGFFIGGILGGFMFQFFKLKTLLLPAVMLLFALWYDHILLQFYHLKRSLRHDE
- a CDS encoding efflux RND transporter periplasmic adaptor subunit, with product MFNFSKIIKNYHHVHEKLHVYKPVPYYAIDKLPVRKKEKKEAAVFNVTTPLVKDTIVNKDYVAQIRSINHIELRAQEKGYIQSIFVDEGQFVQKGQPLFKIMPNLYESDVNRAKAEVKYAEIEYQNTKNLSEKDIVAPQETEMAKAKYEKAKAELAAMNTHLKFTDIVAPFSGIVGKLHVRKGSLVDEGELITELSDNSKMWVYFNVPEVEYLNQMDAKKDNSPLHVRLNMANGKEFGHEGIVETIESDFNNETGNIAYRATFPNPKGLLRYGETGNIVITSPYNNALMIPQKATFEELEKKYVYVITKDNKVKAREIKVAAELPHIYVVSSGLSKDEKILLNGLRMVQENQTIESKYQTPEKVMSNLDLYAE